A stretch of the Cellulomonas sp. WB94 genome encodes the following:
- a CDS encoding ferredoxin family protein produces MSAQPLSVPELLGRDQFEVDEDEPHIVVDARICATCVDKPCVAVCPAQLYTLGPDGELTFDHAGCLECGTCRVVCRTGGIVRWTYPRGTFGVSYRQG; encoded by the coding sequence ATGAGCGCCCAGCCCCTGAGCGTCCCGGAGCTGCTCGGGCGCGACCAGTTCGAGGTCGACGAGGACGAGCCGCACATCGTCGTCGACGCCCGGATCTGCGCGACGTGCGTCGACAAGCCGTGCGTCGCGGTCTGCCCCGCACAGCTCTACACGCTCGGCCCCGACGGCGAGCTGACCTTCGACCACGCCGGGTGCCTCGAGTGCGGCACCTGCCGGGTCGTGTGCCGGACCGGCGGGATCGTCCGGTGGACCTACCCGCGCGGCACGTTCGGCGTCAGCTACCGGCAGGGCTAG
- a CDS encoding FAD-dependent oxidoreductase, whose product MGEDTEAVDVIVVGAGLAGIACAYRLALAGRSVVLVERGTTVGSKNVSGGRLYTYALEAVEAGLTREAPFERSVVREQIVMMDDDRSMTVSLAGPPAAVDDLPTSVTVLRSRFDAWFADRAEAAGVMLATGIRVDSLLVEDGRVVGIMAGGEEMRAGVVVAADGVNSFLAREAGLVGELSAHAVGVGVKEVIALDAATIEARFGVGPGEGAATLMLGCTAGVHGGAFLYTNADSVSLGIVVSPEQVTASGTTTHGMLQALKAHPAVRPLVAGGTTLEYAAHLVREDGWRGVPKRLARDGFLVTGEAAGFVLNLGYTVRGMDLALVSGVAAAEAIVAGGDLEIAYRTALDRSGLPATMHAADGYADLMGIERLYRTYPGLVLDVAQSLFTVDARAPRPIRTQVRAAMRAHHVPLRAVLRDGLVGVRSI is encoded by the coding sequence ATGGGCGAGGACACGGAGGCCGTCGACGTCATCGTCGTCGGCGCGGGACTGGCCGGGATCGCGTGCGCCTACCGGCTCGCGCTCGCGGGCCGGTCGGTCGTGCTGGTCGAGCGCGGGACGACCGTCGGCTCGAAGAACGTCAGCGGCGGGCGCCTGTACACGTACGCGCTCGAGGCGGTTGAGGCGGGGCTGACCCGCGAGGCGCCGTTCGAGCGGTCGGTCGTGCGCGAGCAGATCGTGATGATGGACGACGACCGCTCGATGACCGTCTCGCTCGCGGGTCCGCCCGCAGCGGTCGACGACCTGCCGACGTCGGTCACGGTCCTGCGCTCGCGGTTCGACGCGTGGTTCGCCGACCGGGCCGAGGCCGCCGGGGTCATGCTCGCGACCGGCATCCGGGTCGACTCTCTGCTCGTCGAGGACGGTCGGGTCGTCGGGATCATGGCGGGCGGCGAGGAGATGCGCGCCGGGGTCGTGGTGGCCGCGGACGGGGTCAACTCGTTCCTGGCGCGTGAGGCCGGGCTGGTCGGCGAGCTGTCGGCGCACGCGGTCGGCGTCGGGGTCAAGGAGGTCATCGCGCTCGACGCCGCGACGATCGAGGCACGGTTCGGCGTCGGTCCCGGTGAGGGTGCGGCGACCCTCATGCTCGGCTGCACCGCGGGGGTCCACGGCGGAGCGTTCCTCTACACGAACGCTGACAGCGTCTCGCTGGGCATCGTCGTCTCTCCCGAGCAGGTGACCGCGAGCGGCACCACGACCCACGGGATGCTGCAGGCCCTCAAGGCCCACCCCGCCGTGCGACCGCTCGTCGCGGGCGGCACGACGCTCGAGTACGCGGCGCACCTCGTGCGCGAGGACGGCTGGCGCGGCGTGCCGAAACGGCTCGCGCGCGACGGGTTCCTGGTCACGGGGGAGGCTGCGGGGTTCGTCCTCAACCTCGGGTACACCGTGCGCGGGATGGACCTCGCGCTCGTGTCGGGCGTCGCGGCCGCCGAGGCGATCGTCGCGGGCGGCGACCTGGAGATCGCGTACCGCACGGCCCTCGACCGGTCCGGCCTGCCCGCGACGATGCACGCGGCCGACGGCTACGCGGACCTCATGGGCATCGAGCGCCTCTACCGGACCTACCCAGGCCTCGTGCTCGACGTCGCCCAGTCGCTGTTCACCGTCGACGCCCGCGCCCCACGGCCGATCCGCACGCAGGTCCGCGCGGCGATGCGCGCCCACCACGTGCCGTTGCGCGCCGTCCTGCGCGACGGCCTCGTCGGAGTGAGGTCGATATGA
- a CDS encoding electron transfer flavoprotein subunit alpha/FixB family protein, with the protein MTGIYVFSEDPRLAAELVTSAAALADEVHAVCLGADAAGTLSATGATSVVVLEARGTTGAARPEAYVAALAGLVRDRGADLLLVGATVSGWEVAARVAALLDCALVSEASVITALPDGAWQAERVMYAGGAVQTETWTGTAVVTVAAGRAVAASASGSASPVEVVAVDVDERVRVLSRTARVRAGVDLASAARVVCIGMGLAEPGDLELAGDLAEALDAEVACTRPVAEDRGLLPTERYIGISGAHVHPDLYVGLGVSGQVQHTVGFRDAKVVVGINTSPTAPLFAVCDYAVVGDAHEIVPLLAAAVRARR; encoded by the coding sequence ATGACCGGGATCTACGTCTTCTCCGAGGACCCGCGGCTCGCCGCCGAGCTCGTGACGAGCGCCGCGGCGCTCGCGGACGAGGTGCACGCCGTGTGCCTCGGTGCCGACGCGGCCGGCACGCTCAGCGCGACGGGCGCTACGTCGGTCGTCGTGCTCGAGGCCCGCGGGACGACGGGCGCCGCACGGCCCGAGGCGTACGTCGCTGCGCTCGCCGGTCTCGTGCGCGACCGCGGCGCCGACCTGCTGCTCGTCGGTGCGACCGTCAGCGGCTGGGAGGTCGCGGCACGGGTCGCGGCACTCCTCGACTGCGCGCTGGTCAGCGAGGCGAGCGTCATCACGGCCCTGCCCGACGGCGCATGGCAGGCCGAGCGCGTCATGTACGCGGGCGGTGCCGTGCAGACCGAGACGTGGACCGGGACGGCCGTCGTGACGGTCGCGGCGGGACGCGCGGTCGCAGCCTCAGCCTCGGGCAGCGCGAGTCCCGTCGAGGTGGTCGCGGTCGACGTCGACGAGCGCGTCCGGGTCCTGTCGCGGACCGCTCGAGTGCGCGCGGGGGTCGACCTCGCGAGCGCCGCCCGCGTCGTGTGCATCGGCATGGGGCTCGCCGAGCCCGGCGACCTCGAGCTCGCCGGCGACCTGGCCGAGGCGCTCGACGCCGAGGTGGCCTGCACGCGCCCCGTCGCAGAGGACCGCGGGCTGCTGCCGACCGAGCGGTACATCGGGATCTCGGGTGCCCACGTGCACCCCGACCTCTACGTCGGGCTCGGTGTCTCCGGGCAGGTCCAGCACACAGTCGGGTTCAGGGACGCGAAGGTCGTCGTCGGCATCAACACGAGCCCGACGGCGCCCCTGTTCGCAGTGTGCGACTACGCGGTCGTGGGCGACGCGCACGAGATCGTGCCACTGCTCGCCGCGGCCGTCCGCGCGCGGCGCTGA
- a CDS encoding electron transfer flavoprotein subunit beta/FixA family protein, whose translation MARTVVCFKWVAAEGELRVDPVTRAVDASRARRKISDYDRNTIESARIVAGSMGGELVGLTFGGPDARTGLKDALSRGVDRAVHVVADEGTRADGHVTAQVLAAQVRRLDDVDLVLCTEGASDTYAHETGPRLGELLGWPVVTNVRELTVEGRTLRAVRVVGVDLETVECDLPALVTVVPEVAPAPIPGLRSVLGAAKKPSEQVPVADLGLPVAAVTARTTVTSFLGYVAARRRVVLADGDAQDKVDALVAGLAQDGVL comes from the coding sequence TTGGCCAGGACAGTCGTGTGCTTCAAGTGGGTCGCCGCCGAGGGCGAGCTGCGGGTGGACCCCGTGACGCGTGCCGTCGACGCGAGCCGCGCGCGACGCAAGATCTCCGACTACGACCGCAACACGATCGAGTCCGCGCGCATCGTCGCCGGGTCGATGGGCGGTGAGCTCGTCGGCCTGACGTTCGGCGGCCCAGACGCCCGGACGGGTCTGAAGGACGCGCTGTCCCGGGGCGTCGACCGCGCTGTGCACGTGGTTGCCGACGAGGGCACCCGGGCGGACGGCCACGTCACCGCGCAGGTCCTCGCGGCGCAGGTCCGTCGGCTCGACGACGTCGACCTGGTCCTGTGCACCGAGGGCGCGTCCGACACCTACGCCCACGAGACCGGACCGCGCCTCGGCGAGCTGCTCGGCTGGCCGGTCGTGACCAACGTCCGTGAGCTCACGGTCGAGGGCCGCACGCTGCGGGCGGTGCGCGTCGTCGGCGTCGACCTCGAGACCGTCGAGTGCGACCTGCCCGCGCTCGTGACGGTGGTCCCCGAGGTCGCCCCGGCACCGATCCCCGGGCTCCGGTCGGTGCTCGGCGCGGCCAAGAAGCCCAGCGAGCAGGTGCCCGTCGCCGACCTCGGGCTGCCGGTGGCTGCCGTGACGGCCCGGACGACCGTCACGTCGTTCCTCGGGTACGTCGCCGCGCGCCGCCGCGTGGTGCTGGCCGACGGCGACGCACAGGACAAGGTCGACGCGCTCGTCGCGGGCCTGGCCCAGGACGGGGTGCTCTGA
- a CDS encoding AraC family transcriptional regulator: MAVQPTIGRLGAVHPTRSELGVCLAPLRPTGGCMDRNRAFDLVRTEFHVILLCSGGAADQMVDLEMHHHEPGSLLWIRPGQVHERPPAVEGTAVCFTDEFLGADSSMRVGPTSWNLGADDLGDVRAHLAVLEGEYERYVFGPTGPHLAQGDTMLRHLLLAFLLRLGQAPALHAGKPVEPHPVAQAFFDLVERSFSTLHTAEEYAAVLGYSSKTVARASVEASGLTPKRVIDARLALEARRLLAYTDLSVSVVGRRLGFDDAANFCKFFTRATGTTPGSFRASRRG; the protein is encoded by the coding sequence ATGGCAGTGCAGCCCACGATCGGCCGGCTCGGCGCGGTCCACCCGACCCGGTCCGAGCTCGGGGTGTGCCTCGCGCCGCTGCGCCCGACCGGCGGCTGCATGGACCGGAACCGCGCGTTCGACCTGGTACGCACCGAGTTCCACGTGATCCTGCTGTGCTCGGGTGGTGCGGCCGACCAGATGGTCGACCTCGAGATGCACCACCACGAGCCGGGCTCGCTCCTGTGGATCCGTCCGGGGCAGGTCCACGAGCGTCCGCCCGCGGTCGAGGGGACGGCCGTGTGCTTCACCGACGAGTTCCTCGGTGCGGACTCCTCGATGCGCGTGGGTCCGACGTCGTGGAACCTCGGCGCCGACGACCTGGGTGATGTCCGCGCGCACCTCGCGGTCCTCGAGGGCGAGTACGAGCGGTACGTGTTCGGCCCCACCGGCCCGCACCTCGCGCAGGGCGACACGATGCTGCGGCACCTGCTGCTCGCCTTCCTCCTGCGGCTCGGCCAGGCCCCCGCTCTGCACGCCGGGAAGCCCGTCGAGCCACACCCCGTCGCCCAGGCGTTCTTCGACCTCGTCGAGCGCTCCTTCAGCACGCTGCACACCGCCGAGGAGTACGCGGCCGTCCTCGGGTACTCGTCGAAGACCGTGGCCCGCGCGAGCGTCGAGGCGAGCGGCCTCACCCCGAAGCGTGTCATCGACGCGCGGCTCGCCCTCGAGGCCCGGCGCCTGCTCGCCTACACCGACCTGTCGGTGAGCGTCGTCGGCCGACGGCTCGGCTTCGACGACGCGGCGAACTTCTGCAAGTTCTTCACGCGGGCGACGGGCACGACGCCAGGCTCCTTCCGTGCGTCGCGTCGCGGCTGA
- a CDS encoding ABC transporter ATP-binding protein: MEEELAVTTPTESLVAGAPAADALRADALTLAYDHAVVVQDLSVTIPRGSFAVVIGPNGCGKSTLLRAFARTLPPRSGRVLLDGVPLSRLRTRDVARRLALLPQAPLAPDAITVGDLVARGRYPHQGLLRQWSPADEVAVASALAATEVTDLRGRLVSELSGGQRQRVWLAMALAQETDLLLLDEPTTFLDIAHQVEVMDLCARLHEDGRTLVAVLHDLNQAARYATHLIAMKDGRVVAQGAPADVVTAEGVEEIFGLGCRVIADPETGTPMVVPLRRAS; this comes from the coding sequence ATGGAAGAGGAGCTCGCTGTGACGACCCCGACCGAATCGCTGGTTGCCGGAGCGCCGGCCGCCGACGCGCTCCGTGCCGATGCGCTGACGCTCGCGTACGACCACGCGGTCGTCGTGCAGGACCTGAGCGTCACCATCCCGCGCGGCTCGTTCGCGGTCGTCATCGGCCCCAACGGCTGCGGCAAGTCCACCCTGCTGCGCGCGTTCGCCCGCACGCTCCCTCCGCGCTCCGGGCGCGTGCTGCTCGACGGCGTCCCGCTCTCGCGGCTGCGCACCCGGGACGTCGCCCGTCGTCTCGCGCTGCTCCCGCAGGCCCCCCTCGCGCCCGACGCGATCACGGTGGGCGACCTCGTCGCGCGCGGCCGCTACCCGCACCAGGGGCTGCTGCGGCAGTGGTCGCCCGCGGACGAGGTCGCCGTCGCCTCCGCGCTCGCCGCGACCGAGGTCACCGACCTGCGCGGCCGGCTCGTGAGCGAGCTCTCCGGCGGGCAGCGCCAGCGCGTGTGGCTCGCGATGGCCCTCGCGCAGGAGACCGACCTGCTGCTGCTCGACGAGCCCACGACGTTCCTCGACATCGCCCACCAGGTCGAGGTCATGGACCTGTGCGCGCGCCTGCACGAGGACGGTCGCACGCTCGTCGCGGTGCTCCACGACCTCAATCAGGCCGCGAGGTACGCGACCCACCTGATCGCGATGAAGGACGGCCGGGTCGTCGCGCAGGGAGCCCCCGCCGACGTCGTGACCGCGGAGGGCGTCGAGGAGATCTTCGGGCTCGGCTGCCGCGTCATCGCCGACCCGGAGACCGGCACCCCGATGGTCGTGCCGCTGCGCCGGGCGTCGTGA
- a CDS encoding iron chelate uptake ABC transporter family permease subunit, whose amino-acid sequence MSAPVVRLGAGVTLRWHRRAVLVCAATVVVALVAMLVTLTVGELGIPLADLPAVLAGDGSRAQQWVLRTNRMPRLLVGLGAGAAFGVAGSIFQSVTRNPLGSPDVIGLGAGAAAGAAAASLVWPGVVPAPVGAVLGALLAVVAVFVGSGRGFASPYRMVVTGIAVGAMALAFVQLALVRATREDAQVMAAWLNGSLASRRWSDVAVIAAALVLLVPAALTLTRPLQALELGDDSATSLGVSPGRTRLLAVGVGVLLTAAAVAVCGPVAFVALAAPQVARRLTRSTGPGMVAAACAGAAALVVADLIAQRLPFGVQYPVGVVTAGLGGVYLAALLVREWKRSSL is encoded by the coding sequence GTGAGCGCACCGGTCGTGCGCCTCGGCGCGGGCGTGACGCTGCGGTGGCACCGCCGGGCCGTCCTCGTGTGCGCCGCGACGGTCGTCGTCGCGCTCGTCGCGATGCTCGTCACGCTCACGGTCGGTGAGCTCGGCATCCCGCTCGCCGACCTGCCCGCCGTCCTCGCGGGCGACGGGAGCCGGGCCCAGCAGTGGGTGCTGCGCACCAACCGGATGCCGCGGCTGCTCGTCGGGCTCGGTGCGGGCGCGGCGTTCGGCGTCGCGGGGTCGATCTTCCAGAGCGTCACGCGCAACCCGCTCGGCAGCCCGGACGTCATCGGGCTCGGGGCGGGCGCGGCCGCGGGCGCGGCAGCCGCGTCGCTCGTCTGGCCGGGTGTGGTGCCGGCTCCCGTCGGGGCCGTTCTCGGGGCGCTCCTGGCCGTGGTCGCGGTGTTCGTCGGATCTGGGCGCGGGTTCGCGTCGCCGTACCGGATGGTCGTCACCGGCATCGCCGTCGGTGCGATGGCGCTCGCGTTCGTGCAGCTCGCGCTCGTGCGCGCGACGCGCGAGGACGCCCAGGTCATGGCCGCATGGCTCAACGGCTCGCTCGCGTCCCGCCGCTGGAGCGACGTGGCGGTCATCGCGGCGGCGCTCGTGCTGCTCGTCCCCGCGGCGCTCACGCTGACCCGCCCGTTGCAGGCCCTCGAGCTGGGCGACGACTCCGCGACGTCGCTCGGCGTCTCCCCGGGCCGGACCCGGCTCCTGGCCGTCGGGGTCGGGGTGCTGCTGACAGCCGCGGCCGTCGCGGTGTGCGGCCCGGTCGCCTTCGTCGCGCTCGCGGCGCCGCAGGTCGCCCGCCGCCTGACCCGGTCGACCGGTCCGGGCATGGTCGCGGCCGCCTGCGCCGGCGCGGCGGCCCTCGTGGTCGCCGACCTGATCGCCCAGCGGCTGCCGTTCGGCGTGCAGTACCCGGTCGGGGTCGTCACGGCCGGCCTCGGCGGGGTCTACCTCGCCGCCCTGCTGGTCCGTGAATGGAAGAGGAGCTCGCTGTGA
- a CDS encoding iron ABC transporter permease, which translates to MTALDLRARPQHPSGVRGPRSRSRALTAGLVAAAGLLVLMVGLSVAVGSKPVPLGDVWHALRSPDGSYAATVVGSRIPRTQLGLLVGAALAVSGVVIQAITRNPLGDPGLLGVNAGASASVVVVTALAGAGIGRSVWAAIPGALLAAVAVYAIGTGRRGPTPVRLVLAGSAISAVLVAVVAAISLTRPEVFDSYRYWVIGSLAGRSPGTPGQALPFVAAGLVAALLLARPFNALALGDETATSLGLRAGRTRAVGALAATVLAAAAVAAAGPIAFVGLAVPHVVRSFTGADHRWLLPYCALLGPVLLLGADILGRVVARPGELLVGAVTAFVGAPFLVAAVRRGGSGL; encoded by the coding sequence GTGACCGCTCTCGACCTGCGAGCGCGGCCCCAGCACCCGTCGGGGGTGCGGGGGCCGCGCTCGCGGTCGCGGGCGCTCACGGCCGGTCTGGTTGCGGCGGCCGGGCTGCTCGTGCTCATGGTCGGCCTCAGCGTGGCCGTCGGCTCGAAGCCGGTCCCCCTCGGGGACGTCTGGCACGCGCTGCGGTCCCCTGACGGGTCGTACGCCGCGACCGTCGTCGGCTCGCGCATCCCGCGCACGCAGCTCGGGCTCCTCGTCGGCGCCGCGCTCGCCGTCTCGGGAGTGGTCATCCAGGCCATCACCCGCAACCCGCTCGGCGACCCCGGACTGCTCGGGGTCAACGCGGGCGCGTCGGCGTCGGTCGTCGTCGTCACGGCGCTCGCGGGGGCGGGGATCGGCCGGTCGGTGTGGGCGGCGATCCCCGGTGCGCTGCTCGCGGCCGTCGCCGTCTACGCGATCGGCACAGGCAGGCGCGGACCGACCCCGGTGCGGCTCGTGCTGGCCGGATCGGCGATCTCGGCGGTCCTCGTGGCGGTCGTCGCCGCGATCTCGCTCACGCGTCCCGAGGTCTTCGACAGCTACCGGTACTGGGTCATCGGGTCGCTCGCGGGCCGCTCGCCCGGGACCCCCGGACAGGCGCTCCCGTTCGTCGCGGCCGGCCTCGTCGCCGCGCTGCTGCTCGCGCGTCCGTTCAACGCGCTCGCGCTCGGGGACGAGACTGCGACGTCGCTCGGTCTGCGCGCCGGTCGGACGAGGGCCGTCGGCGCCCTCGCCGCCACGGTGCTCGCGGCGGCCGCGGTCGCCGCCGCCGGACCGATCGCCTTTGTCGGGCTCGCCGTCCCGCACGTGGTCCGCTCCTTCACGGGCGCCGACCACCGGTGGCTGCTGCCGTACTGCGCGCTTCTCGGCCCCGTCCTGCTGCTCGGCGCCGACATCCTCGGCCGAGTCGTCGCCCGGCCCGGTGAGCTCCTCGTGGGGGCGGTCACGGCGTTCGTCGGCGCGCCGTTCCTCGTCGCGGCGGTCCGCCGCGGGGGGTCGGGCCTGTGA
- a CDS encoding iron-siderophore ABC transporter substrate-binding protein — protein sequence MHLSTAHPTARTRRVTAAVGAGLVASTLAACGAGASSDAATPATTVSPASSAAAFPVTVSSALGDAVIPAAPERVVALGWGAADIVLALGVVPVGIEADTWGGDADGFEPWFRDTVEAQGAALPATITMYPEIDIEAIIALEPDVIIAPQSGIDQATFDKLSEFAPVVAHPGVAWQTSPEDQVRIAAKALGVPDKAQGLIDDTDAALAAARDAHPELAGKTFAYVWGGTPGSLDVYLEGDSRVALLTDLGLMLAPSVADLAPATGSIGTSPLGLENADRLADVDVLFTWFNDEAEQQATEAQPLWAQIPAVQRGSYVPMIDRQLGMAVSVASPLSIPWALDAYVPQIAAAIAQVPAA from the coding sequence GTGCACCTCAGCACGGCACACCCCACCGCGCGCACCCGCCGGGTCACCGCCGCCGTCGGCGCCGGGCTCGTGGCCTCCACGCTCGCCGCGTGCGGCGCGGGCGCGTCGTCGGACGCCGCGACACCGGCAACGACCGTGTCGCCCGCGTCGTCGGCTGCCGCGTTCCCCGTCACGGTGAGCTCGGCGCTCGGCGACGCGGTCATCCCCGCCGCACCCGAGCGCGTCGTCGCGCTCGGCTGGGGTGCCGCCGACATCGTGCTGGCGCTCGGCGTCGTGCCCGTCGGCATCGAGGCGGACACGTGGGGCGGCGACGCCGACGGCTTCGAGCCGTGGTTCCGCGACACGGTCGAGGCGCAGGGCGCGGCGCTTCCCGCGACCATCACGATGTACCCCGAGATCGACATCGAGGCGATCATCGCCCTCGAGCCCGACGTCATCATCGCGCCACAGTCCGGCATCGACCAGGCGACGTTCGACAAGCTCTCCGAGTTCGCACCGGTCGTCGCCCACCCGGGCGTCGCCTGGCAGACCTCGCCCGAAGACCAGGTGCGCATCGCGGCGAAGGCGCTCGGCGTCCCCGACAAGGCCCAGGGCCTCATCGACGACACCGACGCGGCCCTCGCGGCAGCCCGTGACGCCCACCCCGAGCTCGCCGGGAAGACCTTCGCGTACGTATGGGGCGGCACCCCCGGCTCGCTCGACGTCTACCTCGAGGGCGACTCGCGCGTGGCGCTCCTGACGGACCTCGGGCTCATGCTCGCGCCGTCCGTCGCCGACCTCGCGCCCGCCACGGGATCCATCGGGACGTCGCCCCTCGGGCTCGAGAACGCCGACCGGCTCGCGGACGTCGACGTGCTGTTCACGTGGTTCAACGACGAGGCCGAGCAGCAGGCGACCGAGGCCCAGCCGCTGTGGGCGCAGATCCCCGCGGTCCAGCGCGGCTCGTACGTGCCGATGATCGACCGGCAGCTCGGCATGGCCGTCTCGGTCGCGTCGCCGCTGAGCATCCCGTGGGCGCTCGACGCCTACGTGCCGCAGATCGCCGCGGCGATCGCCCAGGTCCCCGCGGCCTGA
- a CDS encoding phosphoribosylaminoimidazolesuccinocarboxamide synthase — protein sequence MGLVTASIELPGWTPTYSGKVRDLYVPDPAHPVGASVLARFGDVLLVVASDRISAYDHVLPTLIPDKGVVLTQLSRWWFDQLADLVPNHVVAGSDDAVPAAVVGRAMVCRRLEMFPVECVARGYLTGSGLVEYVAKGEVTGIPLPAGLVDGSRLPEPIFTPATKAALGDHDENVSFDVVAGQIGVDDAARLRDLTLAVYARAEGIARERGVILADTKLEFGVDPATGATVLGDEVLTPDSSRFWPAGDWTPGRAQPSFDKQYVRDWLTSPASGWDRSGVTPPPPLPDDVVERTRSRYLEAFERLTGHPLR from the coding sequence ATGGGCCTCGTGACCGCGTCGATCGAGCTACCCGGTTGGACCCCCACGTACTCCGGCAAGGTCCGGGACCTCTACGTCCCGGATCCCGCCCACCCGGTGGGTGCGTCGGTGCTGGCGAGGTTCGGAGACGTCCTGCTGGTCGTCGCGAGCGACCGGATCAGCGCGTACGACCACGTGCTGCCGACCCTGATCCCTGACAAGGGCGTCGTGCTCACGCAGCTCAGCCGGTGGTGGTTCGACCAGCTCGCGGACCTCGTCCCGAACCACGTCGTGGCCGGCTCCGACGACGCGGTCCCGGCGGCGGTCGTGGGCCGCGCGATGGTCTGCCGCCGGCTCGAGATGTTCCCGGTCGAGTGCGTCGCGCGCGGGTACCTGACCGGTTCCGGGCTCGTCGAGTACGTCGCGAAGGGCGAGGTCACCGGCATCCCGCTGCCCGCGGGGCTGGTTGACGGCTCGCGGCTGCCCGAGCCGATCTTCACGCCCGCGACCAAGGCGGCCCTCGGCGACCACGACGAGAACGTCAGCTTCGACGTCGTCGCCGGGCAGATCGGCGTGGACGACGCGGCGCGGCTGCGTGACCTGACGCTCGCGGTGTACGCGCGGGCCGAGGGGATCGCGCGTGAGCGGGGCGTGATCCTCGCGGACACCAAGCTCGAGTTCGGCGTCGACCCGGCGACGGGTGCGACGGTGCTGGGCGACGAGGTGCTGACCCCCGACTCGTCGCGGTTCTGGCCCGCCGGCGACTGGACGCCCGGCCGCGCCCAGCCGAGCTTCGACAAGCAGTACGTGCGCGACTGGCTCACCTCGCCGGCGTCCGGGTGGGACCGCTCGGGTGTCACCCCGCCGCCCCCGCTGCCCGACGACGTGGTCGAGCGGACCCGGTCCCGCTACCTCGAGGCGTTCGAGCGGCTGACCGGGCACCCGCTGCGCTGA
- the hemG gene encoding protoporphyrinogen oxidase, with the protein MPLPGDQPPVTTPQRVVVVGGGVSGLAAAYHLGCAGRPGLEVVLVERDDRLGGKVRTQAIGGHLVDTGPDALMVRAPAMRALLEDLDLADATVAPGAGGSFVWSRGRLRTLPPSTMFGIPQRLLPLLLSGLLSPLGIARAGLDLVLPRRTVPDDEDLSIGALVRPRFGSQVFDRLIDPLLGGIHAGRADLLSARSTVPEVDALARRSRSIYLALRRQPRREVPQGPALVSLDGGLTRLVESLTGAIEAIDGCRVRLGTEVESLRRDGDRYLLTLSDGSELAADAVVLTTPAFVTAPLLADLAPDAAAAAAEVPYVDAACVTLLYPREALTRELNGTGFLVPADEDLLLVGCSWLAAKWPHLADPSTVLLRAMVGRYGDRRFMDMDDDELVARVHADLVRTMGMSADPVEVRVQRWPRAMPQYTVGHRGRLDRIARALGEVPGVHVIGAASTGVGVATCVGVARRTADEVLAGLVSAGDPTRGLA; encoded by the coding sequence ATGCCCCTGCCCGGAGATCAGCCCCCCGTCACCACCCCCCAGCGCGTCGTCGTCGTGGGTGGCGGCGTCAGCGGGCTGGCCGCCGCCTACCACCTCGGCTGCGCCGGCCGACCGGGCCTCGAGGTCGTCCTCGTCGAGCGCGACGACCGGCTCGGCGGCAAGGTGCGGACGCAGGCGATCGGCGGGCACCTCGTCGACACCGGACCCGACGCCCTCATGGTCCGGGCACCGGCGATGCGTGCGCTGCTCGAGGACCTGGACCTGGCCGACGCCACCGTCGCGCCCGGTGCGGGCGGCTCGTTCGTGTGGTCGCGCGGTCGGCTGCGGACCCTCCCGCCGAGCACCATGTTCGGCATCCCGCAGCGGCTGCTGCCCCTGCTGCTGTCGGGCCTGCTCTCTCCCCTGGGCATCGCCCGCGCGGGCCTCGACCTGGTCCTCCCGCGCCGCACTGTGCCCGACGACGAGGACCTCTCGATCGGTGCCCTCGTGCGTCCCCGGTTCGGCTCGCAGGTCTTCGACCGGCTCATCGACCCGCTGCTCGGCGGCATCCACGCCGGTCGCGCGGACCTGCTCAGTGCGCGGAGCACCGTCCCGGAGGTCGACGCGCTGGCCCGTCGGAGCCGCAGCATCTACCTCGCGCTGCGCCGTCAGCCGCGGCGGGAGGTCCCTCAGGGCCCCGCTCTCGTGTCCCTCGACGGCGGCCTGACCCGGCTCGTCGAGTCCCTGACCGGCGCGATCGAGGCGATCGACGGGTGCCGGGTGCGGCTCGGCACCGAGGTCGAGTCGCTGCGGCGCGACGGCGACCGCTACCTCCTGACCCTCTCCGACGGGAGCGAGCTCGCCGCGGACGCGGTCGTCCTGACGACGCCCGCCTTCGTCACCGCTCCCCTGCTCGCCGACCTCGCGCCCGATGCCGCCGCGGCCGCCGCCGAGGTGCCCTACGTCGATGCCGCCTGCGTCACGCTGCTCTATCCGCGCGAGGCACTGACCCGCGAGCTGAACGGCACCGGGTTCCTCGTCCCGGCCGACGAGGACCTGCTGCTCGTCGGCTGCAGCTGGCTCGCGGCCAAGTGGCCGCACCTCGCCGACCCCTCGACCGTCCTGCTGCGCGCGATGGTCGGCCGGTACGGCGACCGCCGGTTCATGGACATGGACGACGACGAGCTCGTGGCACGCGTCCACGCCGACCTCGTCCGGACCATGGGGATGAGCGCCGACCCCGTCGAGGTCCGGGTCCAGCGCTGGCCCCGGGCCATGCCGCAGTACACCGTCGGCCACCGTGGCCGGCTGGACCGGATCGCGCGCGCACTCGGCGAGGTCCCCGGCGTGCACGTCATCGGCGCCGCCAGCACCGGCGTCGGGGTGGCCACGTGCGTCGGGGTGGCACGACGCACCGCCGACGAGGTGCTGGCCGGGCTCGTGAGCGCCGGCGACCCCACGAGAGGACTCGCATGA